One genomic region from Amaranthus tricolor cultivar Red isolate AtriRed21 chromosome 12, ASM2621246v1, whole genome shotgun sequence encodes:
- the LOC130797356 gene encoding ribokinase isoform X2 has translation MRVFSFTQSKHLHFSSSQIAPIPNNLPIIKDNTHNLSLNPNQFNPISTQKTIQLPSLSVNSSKNPNSPITQPLVVVGSANADIYVEIDRLPKEGETISAKSGQTLAGGKGANQAVCGGKLSYPTYFVGQVGEDAHGKLITEALQGGGVYLDHLRNVSGAPTGHAVVMLQSDGQNSIIIVGGANMCCWPHQIDDRDLEIVRNAGIVLLQREIPDSVNIQVAKAARNAGVPVILDAGGMDAPFPQELLHSIEILSPNESELSRLTGMPTETFEQISQAVTKCYGLGVKQVLVKLGAKGSALFVQGEEPLKQPIISAPKVLDTTGAGDTFTAAFAVASVEGMSKQECLRFAAAAASLCVQVKGAIPSMPDRESVLNLLQSLRFPQLIRMEMEFFKVA, from the exons ATGAGGGTTTTTTCATTCACACAGTCAAAGCACTTGCACTTTTCCTCCTCCCAAATTGCACCAATTCCGAATAATCTTCCAATCATCAAAGATAATACTCACAATTTAAGTTTAAACCCAAATCAATTTAATCCCATTTCAACCCAGAAAACCATCCAATTACCCTCATTATCAGTTAATTCATCAAAAAATCCCAATTCACCCATAACCCAACCATTAGTTGTAGTGGGATCAGCAAATGCAGACATATACGTGGAAATTGACAGACTCCCAAAAGAAGGGGAAACAATTTCAGCCAAATCTGGGCAAACTCTTGCAGGTGGGAAAGGTGCAAATCAGGCAGTTTGTGGGGGTAAACTTTCATACCCAACTTATTTTGTTGGGCAAGTGGGTGAAGATGCTCATGGTAAATTGATTACAGAAGCATTACAAGGAGGTGGTGTTTACTTGGATCATCTTAGGAATGTGAGTGGGGCTCCTACTGGCCATGCTGTGGTCATGCTTCAATCAGATGGTCAAAATTCCATCATTATTGTTGGTGGTGCTAATATGTGTTGCTGGCCTCATCAAATTGATGATCGGGATTTAGAGATTGTTAGAAATGCAGGCATTGTTCTTCTGCAAAGGGAAATCCCTGATTCTGTCAACATTCAAGTTGCTAAG GCTGCAAGAAATGCTGGAGTTCCTGTCATTTTGGATGCTGGGGGAATGGATGCTCCTTTTCCTCAAGAGTTACTGCATTCGATTGAAATTCTTAGTCCAAATGAAAGTGAGCTTTCTCGTTTGACAGGGATGCCTACTGAAACCTTTGAACAAATTAGTCAGGCTGTCACAAAATGTTATGGATTG GGAGTAAAGCAGGTCCTAGTTAAACTTGGGGCTAAAGGTTCCGCCTTATTCGTGCAAGGAGAAGAACCCTTGAAGCAGCCCATTATATCAGCTCCAAAGGTCCTCGACACAACTGGAGCTGGTGATACCTTCACGGCTGCTTTTGCTGTTGCCTCTGTGGAAGGAATGTCGAAGCAAGAATGTCTGAGGTTTGCTG CTGCGGCAGCTTCGCTTTGTGTTCAAGTGAAAGGAGCCATACCAAGCATGCCTGATCGTGAATCTGTTTTAAATCTTCTCCAGTCTC TTCGGTTTCCACAGTTGATTAGAATGGAAATGGAATTTTTTAAGGTGGCTTAG
- the LOC130797356 gene encoding ribokinase isoform X1: MRVFSFTQSKHLHFSSSQIAPIPNNLPIIKDNTHNLSLNPNQFNPISTQKTIQLPSLSVNSSKNPNSPITQPLVVVGSANADIYVEIDRLPKEGETISAKSGQTLAGGKGANQAVCGGKLSYPTYFVGQVGEDAHGKLITEALQGGGVYLDHLRNVSGAPTGHAVVMLQSDGQNSIIIVGGANMCCWPHQIDDRDLEIVRNAGIVLLQREIPDSVNIQVAKAARNAGVPVILDAGGMDAPFPQELLHSIEILSPNESELSRLTGMPTETFEQISQAVTKCYGLGVKQVLVKLGAKGSALFVQGEEPLKQPIISAPKVLDTTGAGDTFTAAFAVASVEGMSKQECLRFAAAAASLCVQVKGAIPSMPDRESVLNLLQSRGLVKGGKAWHPNGLLQ; encoded by the exons ATGAGGGTTTTTTCATTCACACAGTCAAAGCACTTGCACTTTTCCTCCTCCCAAATTGCACCAATTCCGAATAATCTTCCAATCATCAAAGATAATACTCACAATTTAAGTTTAAACCCAAATCAATTTAATCCCATTTCAACCCAGAAAACCATCCAATTACCCTCATTATCAGTTAATTCATCAAAAAATCCCAATTCACCCATAACCCAACCATTAGTTGTAGTGGGATCAGCAAATGCAGACATATACGTGGAAATTGACAGACTCCCAAAAGAAGGGGAAACAATTTCAGCCAAATCTGGGCAAACTCTTGCAGGTGGGAAAGGTGCAAATCAGGCAGTTTGTGGGGGTAAACTTTCATACCCAACTTATTTTGTTGGGCAAGTGGGTGAAGATGCTCATGGTAAATTGATTACAGAAGCATTACAAGGAGGTGGTGTTTACTTGGATCATCTTAGGAATGTGAGTGGGGCTCCTACTGGCCATGCTGTGGTCATGCTTCAATCAGATGGTCAAAATTCCATCATTATTGTTGGTGGTGCTAATATGTGTTGCTGGCCTCATCAAATTGATGATCGGGATTTAGAGATTGTTAGAAATGCAGGCATTGTTCTTCTGCAAAGGGAAATCCCTGATTCTGTCAACATTCAAGTTGCTAAG GCTGCAAGAAATGCTGGAGTTCCTGTCATTTTGGATGCTGGGGGAATGGATGCTCCTTTTCCTCAAGAGTTACTGCATTCGATTGAAATTCTTAGTCCAAATGAAAGTGAGCTTTCTCGTTTGACAGGGATGCCTACTGAAACCTTTGAACAAATTAGTCAGGCTGTCACAAAATGTTATGGATTG GGAGTAAAGCAGGTCCTAGTTAAACTTGGGGCTAAAGGTTCCGCCTTATTCGTGCAAGGAGAAGAACCCTTGAAGCAGCCCATTATATCAGCTCCAAAGGTCCTCGACACAACTGGAGCTGGTGATACCTTCACGGCTGCTTTTGCTGTTGCCTCTGTGGAAGGAATGTCGAAGCAAGAATGTCTGAGGTTTGCTG CTGCGGCAGCTTCGCTTTGTGTTCAAGTGAAAGGAGCCATACCAAGCATGCCTGATCGTGAATCTGTTTTAAATCTTCTCCAGTCTC GTGGCTTAGTGAAGGGTGGTAAAGCATGGCACCCAAACGGGCTACTACAATAA
- the LOC130797355 gene encoding mitogen-activated protein kinase 19-like isoform X1 — protein MQLDQRKKGVKDTEFFTEYGEANRYKILEVIGKGSYGVVCAAIDTHTGEKVAIKKINDIFEHISDAIRILREVKLLRLLRHPDIVEIKRIMLPPSKRDFRDIYVVFELMESDLHQVIKANDDLTREHHQFFLYQMLRALKYMHTANVYHRDLKPKNILANANCKLKICDFGLARVAFNDAPTTVFWTDYVATRWYRAPELCGSFCSKYTPAIDIWSIGCIFAEVLTGKPLFPGKSVVHQLDLITDLLGTPSSDVISGVRNDKARKYLTDMRKKQPVPFSQKFANSDPLALNLLQKLLSFDPKDRPTAEQALADPYFKGLSRVEREPACQLISKLEFEFERRRVTKDDVRELIYREILEYHPQMLKDYLNGNEGSNYIYPSAIGQFKQQFAHLEENCGQSGPVIPLDRKHISLPRPTVHSSIIPPNPKSQPMASSYRDHQMKEEMRASESYGSLSSSSRQPPRVPSAAKPGRVVGPVVPYEAGTSMKEGNDARISVQNAVRRPQNASPQYFYRPNMTPSQSKPVTAENSVWNKQQQLPVNSTHEIAIDINTTPYQAKPEQYNSSRIALDAKLMQAQTQFGASAVAMAAHRNIGTVHYGMS, from the exons ATGCAGCTAGATCAGCGCAAGAAG GGTGTCAAAGACACAGAATTCTTCACCGAATATGGTGAAGCAAATAGATACAAAATTCTTGAAGTTATAGGGAAGGGAAGCTACGGAGTTGTTTGTGCAGCAATTGATACACATACAGGGGAGAAAGTCgccattaaaaaaataaatgatattttTGAGCACATTTCTGATGCCATTCGGATCTTGCGAGAAGTAAAACTATTGAGGCTACTGAGACATCCAGATATAGTTGAGATCAAACGCATTATGTTGCCTCCGTCAAAGAGAGATTTCAGAGATATTTATGTAGTCTTTGAGCTTATGGAGTCTGATCTTCATCAAGTCATCAAAGCTAATGATGATTTGACTCGTGAGCACCATCagttttttctttatcaaatgtTGCGTGCTCTAAAATATATGCATACAG CTAATGTGTACCATCGGGATCTCAAACCCAAGAACATATTGGCAAATGCCAATTGCAAACTAAAAATTTGTGACTTTGGCTTGGCTAGAGTAGCATTCAATGATGCTCCGACCACTGTATTCTGGACG GACTATGTGGCTACAAGATGGTATAGGGCCCCAGAACTTTGCGGATCGTTTTGCTCTAAG TATACACCAGCCATTGATATTTGGAGTATTGGGTGCATCTTTGCGGAGGTGCTCACTGGCAAGCCATTGTTTCCAGGTAAAAGTGTTGTTCATCAGTTGGATTTAATCACAGATCTTCTGGGTACACCCTCGTCTGATGTTATATCTGGG GTCCGCAATGACAAGGCACGCAAATATTTAACAGACATGCGAAAAAAGCAACCTGTTCCATTCTCTCAGAAATTTGCAAATTCGGATCCTTTAGCATTGAACTTGCTACAAAAATTGCTATCTTTTGATCCCAAGGATAGACCAACGGCAGAACAG GCACTAGCCGATCCATACTTCAAGGGTTTATCTAGAGTAGAGAGAGAACCCGCATGCCAATTGATTTCAAAATTAGAGTTCGAGTTTGAGAGGAGAAGAGTGACCAAGGATGATGTTAGGGAGCTGATATATCGTGAAATCCTTGAATACCATCCACAAATGCTCAAAGACTACTTGAACGGAAATGAAGGGTCTAATTATATTTATCCTAG TGCTATCGGTCAATTTAAACAGCAGTTTGCTCATTTGGAGGAAAATTGTGGTCAAAGTGGACCGGTCATCCCTCTAGACAGAAAACATATCTCCCTTCCAAG GCCTACGGTGCACTCTAGTATCATACCCCCCAATCCCAAGTCACAGCCGATGGCATCATCATACAGGGATCATCAAATGAAAGAGGAAATGAGAGCATCAGAAAGTTATGGAAGCTTATCAAGCTCTTCACGACAGCCACCAAGAGTTCCGTCAG CAGCAAAGCCAGGAAGAGTTGTAGGACCTGTTGTACCATATGAGGCTGGTACAAGTATGAAAGAAGGAAATGATGCTAGGATAAGTGTGCAAAATGCAGTACGTAGGCCGCAGAATGCCTCGCCACAGTATTTCTATAGACCAAACATGACACCATCTCAATCCAAGCCTGTTACTGCTGAAAACTCTGTATGGAACAAGCAGCAGCAGCTGCCTGTAAATTCAACTCATGAAATTGCTATTGACATTAATACAACCCCATATCAGGCAAAGCCGGAGCAGTATAACAGCAGCAGAATTGCACTTGATGCTAAGCTAATGCAAGCTCAAACCCAGTTTGGTGCGTCGGCTGTTGCTATGGCAGCTCATCGGAATATAGGCACCGTTCATTATGGAATGTCGTAA
- the LOC130797354 gene encoding uncharacterized protein LOC130797354 has translation MDSNFHSLPPLKRFRLLQQLEQNQQELVQPKPQFEPKSLQLSPSNLPAKKRKQSRDWYFDSNQEKENIPPIPIIPPTPYSLPAKKRIWAFNPKSSPIKSPSPSPVFDLNVEYNPSPSPSPSKEETVNGEDKTTHHEIEPKNDGDLKEDIESDEDDGILCSVCESTDGDPSDPIVFCDGCELMVHSNCYGNPLIKGIPEGEWFCAQCANSNPLAYKCCLCPVTGGAMKPTRDGKWAHIVCALLVPEVFFEDSEGRDGIDCSKIPKRRWKEKCYLCKEKKGCAIDCSESKCPLSFHVTCGLKEDLCIELKEGKNSGGIVAGFCKKHTELWKKQKQTGKFKIVARDEQHEV, from the exons ATGGATTCCAACTTCCATTCTTTACCTCCATTAAAACGTTTCAGATTGCTGCAACAGCTAGAACAAAACCAGCAAGAACTTGTTCAACCAAAACCCCAATTTGAACCTAAATCTTTACAATTATCACCATCTAATCTCCCAGCCAAAAAACGAAAACAATCTCGAGATTGGTATTTTGATtcaaatcaagaaaaagaaaacattCCTCCAATTCCAATCATTCCTCCTACCCCTTACTCTTTACCTGCTAAGAAAAGAATCTGGGCATTCAATCCTAAATCCAGTCCTATTAAATCTCCTTCCCCATCTCCTGTATTTGATCTCAATGTAGAATACAACCCATCTCCATCTCCTTCTCCTTCGAAAGAAGAGACCGTAAATGGAGAAGATAAAACTACCCATCATGAAATCGAACCCAAAAATGATGGTGATCTAAAAGAAGATATAGAATCAGATGAAGATGATGGGATTTTATGTTCTGTATGTGAGAGTACAGATGGGGATCCATCAGATCCAATTGTATTCTGCGATGGATGTGAACTTATGGTTCATTCAAATTGCTATGGGAACCCTCTTATTAAGGGTATTCCTGAAGGAGAATGGTTCTGTGCTCAATGCGCAAACTCAAATCCTTTGGCGTATAAATGCTGCCTTTGTCCTGTAACTGGCGGCGCAATGAAGCCCACCAGGGACGGAAAATGGGCTCATATTGTGTGTGCTCTTTTAGTCCCTGAGGTTTTCTTTGAGGATTCAGAAGGCCGAGATGGAATCGATTGCTCGAAGATTCCGAAGAGAAGGTGGAAGGAGAAGTGTTATTTGTGTAAGGAAAAGAAGGGATGTGCCATTGATTGTTCTGAGTCTAAATGTCCATTGTCTTTTCATGTAACTTGTGGGTTGAAAGAAGATCTTTGTATTGAGCTTAAAGAAGGTAAGAATTCTGGTGGTATTGTTGCTGGATTCTGCAAAAAGCACACTGAATTATGGAAAAAG CAAAAACAAACAGGGAAGTTCAAGATTGTGGCAAGGGATGAGCAGCATGAAGTCTGA
- the LOC130828573 gene encoding uncharacterized mitochondrial protein AtMg00810-like gives MHQPLGFRDKNYPDHACLLKKSLYGLKQAPRAWYQRFSDFVGSIGFCHCKSDHSLFIYRNGSDIAYTLLYVDDIILTASSDRLRKNIMALLSSEFAMKDLGLLSYYLGIAVTHISDGLFLSQKQYAASITARAGMSNCSSCPTPVDTKSKLSGSAAAPYDDPTKFRSLAGALQYLTFTRPDISYAVQQICLHMHALTTEQMSALKHWGGCPDTRRSTSGYCVFLDDNLNSWSSKRQPTLSRTSVEAEYRGVANVVSESCWIRNLLLELHYPIDKATLICCDNVSAIYLSGNPVQHQRTKHIEMDIHFFREKVARGEVRVLHVPSRYYIADIFTKGLPRVLFNDFKDSLSIRRPPASTAGEC, from the exons ATGCATCAACCTCTCGGTTTTCGTGACAAAAATTATCCGGATCATGCTTGCCTGCTAAAGAAGTCTTTGTACGGTCTCAAGCAGGCTCCGCGAGCTTGGTATCAgcgattttctgattttgttggTTCCATTGGTTTTTGTCACTGTAAGTCAGATCATTCCTTATTCATTTACAGAAATGGCTCTGACATTGCTTATActttgttatatgttgatgacattataCTCACGGCGTCGTCTGATCGTCTCCGAAAGAATATTATGGCTCTTTTGAGTTCTGAGTTTgctatgaaagatcttggtctTCTCAGTTATTATTTGGGCATTGCGGTTACCCATATTTCCGATGGCCTGTTCTTGTCACAAAAACAATACGCTGCTAGTATCACTGCTCGTGCCGGTATGTCAAACTGTAGCTCTTGTCCTACACCGGTTGATACGAAGTCTAAACTCAGTGGTTCTGCAGCTGCACCTTATGATGATCCAACTAAGTTTCGTAGCCTTGCAGGGGCTCTCCAATATCTGACTTTTACCAGACCAGATATTTCTTATGCAGTTCAGCAGATATGTCTCCATATGCATGCTCTGACAACTGAGCAAATGAGTGCTCTCAAGC ATTGGGGTGGATGTCCTGACACCCGTCGTTCTACCTCTGGATACTGTGTATTTCTTGATGACAATTTGAATTCTTGGTCATCTAAACGACAACCCACTCTTTCTCGTACCAGTGTCGAGGCAGAGTACAGGGGTGTTGCCAATGTGGTTTCGGAATCCTGTTGGATTCGAAATTTGTTACTTGAATTACATTATCCGATTGACAAGGCTACTTTAATTTGCTGTGACAATGTGAGCGCCATTTACTTGTCCGGCAACCCCGTTCAACACCAACGAACTAAACACATTGAAATGGATATTCATTTTTTTCGTGAAAAGGTTGCTCGTGGTGAAGTTCGTGTACTTCATGTACCATCCCGATATTATATTgcagatatatttacaaaaGGGCTTCCGCGCGTACTGTTTAATGATTTCAAGGACAGTCTCAGCATCCGAAGACCTCCCGCTTCGACTGCGGGGGAGTGTtag
- the LOC130797355 gene encoding mitogen-activated protein kinase 19-like isoform X2: MQLDQRKKGVKDTEFFTEYGEANRYKILEVIGKGSYGVVCAAIDTHTGEKVAIKKINDIFEHISDAIRILREVKLLRLLRHPDIVEIKRIMLPPSKRDFRDIYVVFELMESDLHQVIKANDDLTREHHQFFLYQMLRALKYMHTANVYHRDLKPKNILANANCKLKICDFGLARVAFNDAPTTVFWTDYVATRWYRAPELCGSFCSKYTPAIDIWSIGCIFAEVLTGKPLFPGKSVVHQLDLITDLLGTPSSDVISGVRNDKARKYLTDMRKKQPVPFSQKFANSDPLALNLLQKLLSFDPKDRPTAEQALADPYFKGLSRVEREPACQLISKLEFEFERRRVTKDDVRELIYREILEYHPQMLKDYLNGNEGSNYIYPSAIGQFKQQFAHLEENCGQSGPVIPLDRKHISLPRPTVHSSIIPPNPKSQPMASSYRDHQMKEEMRASESYGSLSSSSRQPPRVPSAKPGRVVGPVVPYEAGTSMKEGNDARISVQNAVRRPQNASPQYFYRPNMTPSQSKPVTAENSVWNKQQQLPVNSTHEIAIDINTTPYQAKPEQYNSSRIALDAKLMQAQTQFGASAVAMAAHRNIGTVHYGMS; encoded by the exons ATGCAGCTAGATCAGCGCAAGAAG GGTGTCAAAGACACAGAATTCTTCACCGAATATGGTGAAGCAAATAGATACAAAATTCTTGAAGTTATAGGGAAGGGAAGCTACGGAGTTGTTTGTGCAGCAATTGATACACATACAGGGGAGAAAGTCgccattaaaaaaataaatgatattttTGAGCACATTTCTGATGCCATTCGGATCTTGCGAGAAGTAAAACTATTGAGGCTACTGAGACATCCAGATATAGTTGAGATCAAACGCATTATGTTGCCTCCGTCAAAGAGAGATTTCAGAGATATTTATGTAGTCTTTGAGCTTATGGAGTCTGATCTTCATCAAGTCATCAAAGCTAATGATGATTTGACTCGTGAGCACCATCagttttttctttatcaaatgtTGCGTGCTCTAAAATATATGCATACAG CTAATGTGTACCATCGGGATCTCAAACCCAAGAACATATTGGCAAATGCCAATTGCAAACTAAAAATTTGTGACTTTGGCTTGGCTAGAGTAGCATTCAATGATGCTCCGACCACTGTATTCTGGACG GACTATGTGGCTACAAGATGGTATAGGGCCCCAGAACTTTGCGGATCGTTTTGCTCTAAG TATACACCAGCCATTGATATTTGGAGTATTGGGTGCATCTTTGCGGAGGTGCTCACTGGCAAGCCATTGTTTCCAGGTAAAAGTGTTGTTCATCAGTTGGATTTAATCACAGATCTTCTGGGTACACCCTCGTCTGATGTTATATCTGGG GTCCGCAATGACAAGGCACGCAAATATTTAACAGACATGCGAAAAAAGCAACCTGTTCCATTCTCTCAGAAATTTGCAAATTCGGATCCTTTAGCATTGAACTTGCTACAAAAATTGCTATCTTTTGATCCCAAGGATAGACCAACGGCAGAACAG GCACTAGCCGATCCATACTTCAAGGGTTTATCTAGAGTAGAGAGAGAACCCGCATGCCAATTGATTTCAAAATTAGAGTTCGAGTTTGAGAGGAGAAGAGTGACCAAGGATGATGTTAGGGAGCTGATATATCGTGAAATCCTTGAATACCATCCACAAATGCTCAAAGACTACTTGAACGGAAATGAAGGGTCTAATTATATTTATCCTAG TGCTATCGGTCAATTTAAACAGCAGTTTGCTCATTTGGAGGAAAATTGTGGTCAAAGTGGACCGGTCATCCCTCTAGACAGAAAACATATCTCCCTTCCAAG GCCTACGGTGCACTCTAGTATCATACCCCCCAATCCCAAGTCACAGCCGATGGCATCATCATACAGGGATCATCAAATGAAAGAGGAAATGAGAGCATCAGAAAGTTATGGAAGCTTATCAAGCTCTTCACGACAGCCACCAAGAGTTCCGTCAG CAAAGCCAGGAAGAGTTGTAGGACCTGTTGTACCATATGAGGCTGGTACAAGTATGAAAGAAGGAAATGATGCTAGGATAAGTGTGCAAAATGCAGTACGTAGGCCGCAGAATGCCTCGCCACAGTATTTCTATAGACCAAACATGACACCATCTCAATCCAAGCCTGTTACTGCTGAAAACTCTGTATGGAACAAGCAGCAGCAGCTGCCTGTAAATTCAACTCATGAAATTGCTATTGACATTAATACAACCCCATATCAGGCAAAGCCGGAGCAGTATAACAGCAGCAGAATTGCACTTGATGCTAAGCTAATGCAAGCTCAAACCCAGTTTGGTGCGTCGGCTGTTGCTATGGCAGCTCATCGGAATATAGGCACCGTTCATTATGGAATGTCGTAA